One genomic window of Streptomyces sp. NBC_01276 includes the following:
- a CDS encoding prenyltransferase/squalene oxidase repeat-containing protein, translating into MTSPGRTVPEVPEHLVLDGVLTAEEAAATVAGILAAQRADGAIPWFRGHHLDPWDHTEAAMALDVAGEHEAAERAYDWLVRHQNEDGSWYAAYADRPEGVDTAAPQDASRESNFVAYIAVGVWHHYLATGDDPFLDRMWPAVYAAVEFVLGLQQPGGEIGWKRESDGGAVTDALLTGSSSIHQALRCALAIADHRGDPQPDWELATGALAHAVRHHPERFLDKSHYSMDWYYPVLGGALSGARAKARIEARWEEFVVPDLGVRCVLPNPWVTGGESCELALTLWVMGESDRALEILRSIGHLRDGNGMYWTGYVFDDRAVWPVEQTTWTAGSLLLAVAALGGDEATGEVFGGLALPRGLEPDCCR; encoded by the coding sequence GTGACCTCGCCCGGCCGCACCGTGCCCGAGGTGCCCGAACACCTGGTCCTCGACGGGGTCCTGACGGCCGAGGAGGCCGCGGCCACCGTCGCCGGGATCCTGGCGGCGCAGCGCGCCGACGGGGCGATACCCTGGTTCCGGGGCCACCACCTCGACCCGTGGGACCACACCGAGGCCGCGATGGCCCTGGACGTGGCAGGCGAGCACGAGGCAGCGGAGCGCGCCTACGACTGGCTGGTGCGCCACCAGAACGAGGACGGCTCCTGGTACGCCGCCTACGCGGACCGCCCCGAGGGGGTGGACACCGCCGCGCCGCAGGACGCGAGCCGCGAGTCCAACTTCGTGGCGTACATAGCCGTCGGCGTGTGGCACCACTACCTCGCCACCGGCGACGACCCCTTCCTGGACCGGATGTGGCCGGCGGTCTACGCGGCCGTCGAGTTCGTCCTGGGCCTCCAGCAGCCGGGCGGCGAGATCGGCTGGAAGCGGGAGTCCGACGGCGGCGCCGTCACCGACGCCCTGCTCACCGGCTCCTCCTCCATCCACCAGGCCCTGCGCTGCGCCCTGGCGATCGCCGACCACCGCGGTGACCCGCAGCCCGACTGGGAGCTGGCGACGGGCGCGCTCGCGCACGCCGTGCGCCACCACCCGGAGCGGTTCCTGGACAAGTCGCACTACTCGATGGACTGGTACTACCCGGTGCTCGGCGGCGCGCTGTCGGGTGCGCGGGCGAAGGCGCGGATCGAGGCGCGCTGGGAGGAGTTCGTCGTCCCGGACCTGGGGGTGCGGTGCGTGCTGCCGAACCCGTGGGTGACGGGCGGGGAGTCCTGCGAGCTGGCGCTGACGCTCTGGGTGATGGGCGAGTCGGACCGGGCGCTGGAGATCCTGCGCTCGATCGGCCACCTGCGCGACGGGAACGGCATGTACTGGACGGGGTACGTCTTCGACGACCGGGCGGTGTGGCCGGTGGAGCAGACGACCTGGACGGCGGGCTCGCTGCTGCTCGCGGTGGCGGCGCTGGGCGGGGACGAGGCCACGGGAGAGGTGTTCGGGGGCCTCGCGCTGCCGCGCGGTCTGGAACCGGACTGCTGCCGCTGA